A section of the Candidatus Poribacteria bacterium genome encodes:
- a CDS encoding ammonium transporter, whose product MKSKVIITVLVLTCLLSLNVFALNGSVEGEKVSDAKYMADTLWVLLAAFLVFFMQAGFAMVESGFTRAKNAVNILMKNLLDFSMGSIAYWAIGFAIMFGTGSAFMGWSGWFVPADSTAFASLEWSSVPTHAAWLFQLVFAATAATIVSGAMAERTQFKSYLIYSVFITGIIYPIVGHWIWGGGWLSSMGMSDFAGSTVVHSTGGWLALTGAIVLGPRAGKYDSDGNPRPIAGHNLPLAALGVFILWLGWFGFNPGSQMGADALDISKIAVTTNLAAAAGAITAMVTAWIFLSKPDAGMSLNGALAGLVAITAGCASVSPVSAAIIGALGGIVVVLSVLMFEKLRIDDPVGAISVHGTCGALGTILLGFFDSSSGVFFGGGFALLWAQIVGVVAVLVWCLVTGFILFYGIKAVTGLRVTEEEEQAGLDYGEHGASAYPDFNVSSIR is encoded by the coding sequence ATGAAAAGTAAGGTTATCATAACAGTTTTGGTACTCACATGTTTGCTGAGCCTGAACGTTTTCGCCTTAAACGGATCCGTTGAGGGCGAGAAGGTTTCTGACGCAAAGTATATGGCAGACACATTGTGGGTGCTCCTCGCTGCATTTCTGGTTTTCTTTATGCAGGCAGGCTTCGCTATGGTGGAGTCCGGGTTCACCCGTGCCAAGAACGCCGTTAACATTTTGATGAAAAACTTGCTGGACTTCTCAATGGGTTCAATTGCGTATTGGGCGATCGGTTTTGCCATTATGTTTGGCACGGGTAGCGCATTCATGGGATGGAGTGGGTGGTTTGTTCCCGCTGATTCCACAGCATTTGCTTCATTGGAGTGGAGTTCTGTCCCGACACACGCCGCCTGGCTCTTCCAGTTGGTGTTCGCCGCAACCGCCGCGACGATCGTTTCTGGGGCAATGGCGGAACGGACACAGTTCAAAAGTTACCTAATTTATAGCGTCTTCATCACCGGTATCATCTACCCCATTGTTGGACACTGGATTTGGGGTGGCGGTTGGCTCTCAAGCATGGGGATGTCAGATTTCGCGGGATCTACAGTCGTTCACTCGACCGGTGGTTGGCTCGCTCTGACCGGTGCCATTGTCTTGGGTCCCCGTGCCGGTAAATACGATAGCGATGGAAATCCACGACCCATTGCTGGGCACAATCTCCCGCTCGCTGCACTCGGGGTCTTTATCTTGTGGCTCGGTTGGTTCGGGTTTAACCCCGGTAGCCAAATGGGGGCAGACGCGCTTGACATATCCAAAATTGCCGTAACCACGAACCTCGCTGCCGCTGCAGGTGCGATTACCGCTATGGTTACTGCATGGATTTTTCTTAGTAAACCCGATGCCGGTATGTCACTCAACGGTGCACTCGCTGGATTGGTAGCAATTACTGCCGGTTGTGCGTCTGTGAGCCCAGTCTCCGCTGCGATTATCGGTGCCCTCGGTGGTATTGTGGTCGTCTTAAGCGTTCTGATGTTTGAAAAACTTCGCATTGATGATCCTGTCGGTGCTATCTCAGTCCACGGGACGTGTGGAGCATTGGGAACAATTCTCCTCGGATTCTTCGACAGTTCCAGTGGCGTTTTCTTCGGTGGTGGATTTGCACTCCTCTGGGCACAAATCGTCGGTGTCGTTGCCGTGCTTGTATGGTGTCTCGTTACTGGCTTTATTCTCTTCTATGGAATCAAGGCTGTTACAGGTCTACGGGTCACTGAGGAAGAAGAACAAGCAGGACTGGACTACGGAGAACACGGCGCGAGTGCTTATCCTGACTTTAATGTTTCTTCAATACGTTAG
- a CDS encoding glycosyltransferase family 39 protein, with the protein MQIVIVSLVVLFGTTLRFWNLGQWSFWIDEAFTVRDAQNLSLDSWRVIPNPIPYLAVKLSISIAGSREWGSRLIPCIVGIASIPMVFGIGRTLFTWRIGLLSSAFVACSSWHLFWAQNARYPVFTFFFGVLTAWFFYTALERDSTLLTIGALVSCFCLILSHTLAVVIVPALAAYAVMCLLEKSDRKRWLNLLIFFIPFAIPVLALALPQVRGYLFSGWGRNVWQRSPLYIVLTLVQGVSIPIAVTAFFAPITTRFNRATLFLLCYAGIPLILFLIASQLQNVA; encoded by the coding sequence ATGCAAATAGTGATTGTAAGCCTTGTTGTCCTGTTCGGGACAACCCTCCGGTTTTGGAACCTCGGGCAATGGAGTTTCTGGATTGATGAGGCTTTCACGGTTCGAGATGCACAAAACCTTTCACTTGACAGCTGGCGAGTTATCCCAAACCCGATTCCGTATCTTGCGGTGAAACTATCAATCTCAATTGCTGGCAGTCGTGAGTGGGGGAGTCGCTTAATTCCGTGCATAGTCGGAATTGCCTCGATCCCCATGGTTTTTGGGATAGGACGCACACTCTTCACTTGGCGGATCGGACTCCTTAGCAGTGCATTTGTGGCATGCTCAAGTTGGCACCTATTTTGGGCACAAAATGCGCGCTATCCGGTCTTTACCTTTTTCTTTGGTGTCCTAACGGCATGGTTTTTCTATACAGCCCTCGAACGCGATTCAACGCTCTTGACGATAGGCGCGCTCGTTTCCTGTTTCTGTTTAATTCTTTCACATACCCTCGCCGTTGTGATCGTTCCAGCTTTAGCTGCGTATGCCGTGATGTGTCTATTAGAAAAATCTGATAGAAAGCGGTGGCTGAATCTACTCATCTTTTTTATCCCGTTCGCGATACCGGTGCTGGCTCTCGCGCTTCCACAAGTTCGGGGTTACCTTTTCTCCGGGTGGGGACGTAACGTATGGCAGCGGAGTCCCCTCTATATTGTGCTAACGTTGGTTCAAGGCGTGAGTATTCCAATTGCTGTTACCGCCTTTTTCGCGCCCATCACGACGCGATTCAATAGAGCCACACTTTTTTTGCTCTGTTATGCGGGTATCCCGTTAATTCTTTTTCTGATCGCATCGCAGCTTCAAAACGTCGC